GTCGCCAGCCACATGCATAGCTTATCCAAAACGCCAAAGATGATGTACCAAAAGGTCGTAAAGACGGTATCTGATCAGTAGCAGCTGAATCTTTCGTTTCAAAGTCGGTTTTATTTTCATCTGCCCGTGTGAAAGTGAAAACAAGCTGGTACGGATATGCGCCAACAGTTTCTCCGTTTCGTCATCTGTCCCGTCTCCGGCAAGGTTGTAGACGAACAGCAGCAAATCAATTCCATGCAATCTAAATTCCTGGTACAAACCCAGCCGCTTGGCATTCTCGGAGATCCGGCAGATCGCCCGATATCCGCCCTTTGCCTTTTCCAGGTTTTTACCCTGCCCAAGAGAATCATTCTGCCTTATGTTATATACATACAACTTGGCCTGGCAATATCGAACTACATTTGCTTTCGGAAGGAGCTCATTCAAGAATACTGCGTCTTCGAGAACATTAATATTTACAGGATACTTAACCCCTGCTTGGAGAAGGAATTCTCTATTATAGAGGAACAGCATCGAGTAATTGCCTAGTCTCCCCTCATATATGTAACGCAGACACTGGATGCCGCTTGTTTCCTTGACCGTGGGGAAAGCAGCAGGGATCACAACTGTCCTACTTGATTCGCCCTTCCCCTTTCGGACAATGAAATCGTAGCAGACCAAATCCGTTTTACCGGTGTCCGCTATTGCGACCAGCCGCTCCACTGCTTTCGGCAGTAGGACATCGTCGCTGTCGACAAAAAGCAGGTAACGTCCCTTGGCCGCGACGATACCGGCATTCCTTGCATACCCGGGACCGCTGTTTTCTTCATGGATGACGGAGATTTTGTCGAATGTCCCGGCATAGTCATCACATAACTCACCCGAGCCGTCAGTCGATCCATCATCGACCATCAGAATCTCGATGTCCTGGTAAGTCTGATTCATCAGACTCCTGACACAGGCATCCAAATATCCGACTACGTTATAGACCGGCACGATAATCGAGACCGCGGGAGTATCCATAGTTCTTCTTGCCTCACAAATCCATGGGACGTCAGCAATGCGCGATGGTCAGTATATATCCCTACCGTTGAAAGCAGCGACCCAGCTGCACAGCGTCATGAGATATGCCGCAGCCAGAATCCACCCGGTAAACCGAATTTTTGCTGTGATTGCAGAGACCTTCATTCTGAACCGAATCCCGTGGCATAGTATCTGGAAGTATATAATTCTATCCTTAGACCATGAGTGCGCTCGCCGCCGGTAAAGGAAAGAGGATTCATGAACAGGCATCCGGGGAGGGATACATCGCCTGCAAACGACATCACGGTGGCGGTTGTTTCACACAAATCCTATCCCGCACCCAACAAAAGCCCCTACCTCCCGCTTCACCTGGGTGCCGCCCTTCACCCTGATATTTTGGAAGATTGGGCGCAGGACAATACTGGCGCCAACATCTCCGAAAAGAACGGCGAATACTCGGAACTAACCGGATTATACTGGCTCTGGAAGAACTGCGGCTCACAATATCAAGGACTGGTTCATTACCGTAGATACCTTGGCAGCAAGAGCCTTGCCGGCAGGATGCCCACCAATCACTGGCAATCTCGAGTCGTGCAGGAAGACGAGTTGAGGGAATTATTCCAGTCGGTCGACATCATCCTCCCTCGAAAGCGGAATTACTTCATTGAAACCATATACTCGCACTATGCTCATACTTTTCCTGCCATACAACTCGATAAAACAAGGGAGATCATCGATTCGACATGGCATGGCTACCTTCCTGCCTTCGACCACGTGATGGCTTCGACTACGGCACATATGTTCAACATCTTCATTATGGAAAAGAAGAAACTCGATGATTACTGCTCCTGGCTGTTCCCCATCCTGGCCGAACTGGAAAATCACATCGATGACACTGGATATGACGCATTCAATCTCCGGTACCCCGGCAGAATCAGCGAAATGCTGCTTGACGTCTGGCTTTACACAAATGGCTATGGGTTTACTGAACTACCGATAATAAACTCTGAGCCTGTTAATTGGGTCAAAAAGGGAAGCAGCTTTCTACGGGCAAAATTCACCGGCAAAAAGTATGCATCGAGTTTCTAGGAAATCCGGGGATAAATCATGAGTCTTACAGGGCATGAAGACAGGGGATCCAAGCGAAAGAAAATCCTATATTATTCTGAAGGTTGGGGTGTCGGTGGCATCGAACGATTCATCATGAACACAGTCACCGCCTTGGACCCGGAACAATACGGATTTGATATTTTCTGCACGCATGACTGGAGTAGGCAATTCGATCGTCAGATCCGAGAGCATGGCGGTCATCGTTATGTCGTCTTTGAAGGGGAAAAGCCGGATCTCGTGACCAGACTGCGCCGAAGCTGCCAGGATTGGGCCAAACTACTGGACCGGAATCACTATGACATTGTGCATATCAACACCATGAATGGCATGGGCTTTGCCTATGCCCACATCGCGAGGAAGGCCGGCGTACCGGTCCGCATTGTACATTCGCACAACACCTCTCTCAGCTCAGGGCACACCATCGCGAAAAGAGCCGCACACGATTTGGGTTACCGCTTGTTTTCCGACGACGCAACCACGAACCTCGCCTGTTCCGAACCCGCTGGTGCATTCCTCTTCAGAAACAAACCATTCAAAGTCATCCACAACGGAGTCGACTCGGCCACATTCCGTTATGACAGTGAAATCAGGAGTGCAGCACGCAAGCAGCTCGGCGTAAATGACGGTACGATCCTATTCGGCTCCCACGGGCGTCTAAGCGAAGCGAAGAATCCGCTTTTCCAAGTAGCAGTACTGCAAGAGCTCAAGCGCCAAGGCCGGGATGCCTGTCTACTGCTCATCGGGGACGGCGAACTCCGCGAGAAGACGTTGGAAAACCTGAACAGCCTGGGGTTACAGGATTCTGCCATCATTCGCAAGAGCACGAGCCATCCGGAAATCTATCTCAACGCTCTAGACATATTCACGATACCCAGCAAATTTGAAGGATTCCCCACCAACAGCGTGGTCGAGGCCACGGCAACAGGCCTGCCGTGCCTCATTCCTGACAGCTTCAGGAATGAAGATACGATTCCCTTCACCAATTTCAAATATCTCCCACTGGATCCTCAGACATGGGCAACCGCAATTAACACGCTTACCCACATACAGAAGAACCGCCTGGACGGAACGGAACTGATTTATCGAATTGGATATGACAGAGGTCAAATAGTCCGGGAACTGGAAAAGCTGTATCACGGTGAATGAGAGCCCAAACAACAGAACACCGGAGTGGCTGGGACAACAGCCAAGAACCGTCTCCGAACAGTCTCGATTCACCGGTTGCCGGTGTGACGTATCACTAAAATCAGCGATCTTCTGGTCAGCTTCCAGCAATTCCCTATTGGGCGCATTATCCCTCACTCGTGGTCATGCAGTACCCAGATGCCTTGGGCCATCTACTGAGTAAGATGGCACCAGATAGTCAATCAGGAGGGAGGAGGAATGATGCCTCGACTAATTAAACTGTTTGTGTCTCACGCCAAGACCTTCTCCCCAGGGTATGCGATTCTTGAAGTCCGCATATACATCGATATCCGTCTATCCGGTATGACGGGAAAAACCATCTCATCCCGCTTGCTCAGGAAAAAAACAGCCTATATCATGGCTTGGCTAGACAAGCAATTCAGTACTACCCTGAAGCGATATCAGGCCGTTAAACCCGCATCCAAAACCGCCCAGCCGAATGCTCCAATTTGGACCTGCTGGTGGCAAGGAGAAAAAAATGCACCGCCCACGGTCCAGGACTGCTGGGATAGCATAAGACGCCAAGCCCCCGACCATCCATTAATCATCCTGAATAGGCAAAATTATACGCAATATTGCACGTTTCCAGAAGAAATCCGTCACAAGTTCGATCTTGATCTGATTTCCCCACAGCTCATGAGTGATTACGTCAGGACGACCCTCCTAGCCCAACACGGTGGTCTCTGGGTGGATGCGACTATTTTTGCCGATAAACCCATTCCTGAACTCGTATTCAATCTTCCGATATTTAATGTCAAAGGAATCCGTGATGATTATCCTCTAGCCAACCGCGTAGCCGATGCCAAGGATTGGCAGGTTTATTTCATTGCCTCTCATCCACACTCAGCCACATATTCTTTCATTTCTGCTTGTCTTACACAATACTGGCTCCGATTCAGCACCCCCATAGATTATTACCTCACCTATTATCTGGCCAAACTTGCCCGGGAGAAACTGGCAGGGGCCCAAGCAGAATACAAAGAAATCCCGAATAACAACATGCAGGTGGAGATGCTCGAACCATACCTCCGGGACTGCGACTCAGAAATGAGGATAAGGTCAAGCGAATGGAGAGCAGATGACACATTCATTTACAAACTCTCTTGGAGGACAACATATCCGGCACGCAACTCCCAGGGCGCTGAATCATTATCAGCACAACTGCTAAGAGGAGAGTGTAGTTTATGCGATATCCAAGGCCAGCCATCATCCGGCAGCACGACGACTCAGCCAAGATCCAGTGACTGATCGTCCTAAAAGACATGAAACCGATCTTCCCACACAGGAATACTACATTGTTCCAACGAGTCCGAGGCAAGGGCGAAAGCCAAAAAGGCGTTTCTTCCGTGACGGCTGTCTCAGCAGGCACCCTTGCAAGCGTCCTTGTGATTGTTTCCGCAATGATATTTGCCTATACGAAAATATGGGCACATCGAATCGGGTTTCAATCCTCTCATGATCCTTCATTAAATATGCTTGTAGAAATCTCTTTGGGGATTGTCGCTCTCTGCTCGCTTCTGAAATTCGCCATTTCATTCCATGACATCATGGATATCGGTGTCGTCAACATAGCAATTTATGTCATGCTGCTTTGCGTGGCTTTCCTTTTCTATAAAACAAAGAGTATCGGGACAGATTTTATTTTGGCAGGATTAATAGGATTTGTCTTGCACAAGGAAAAGCCCCGTCTGATTATCGAATCAACCTTCTATAGCTGCCTTGTACTATTTTCTTTCCAGCTGCTTGGATATGCCCTCGGTTTATTCCACGATAACGGTGTATGGACAAGTGCGGCACAGCCCTCTGCTCCCAGGCTTGCCTTCGGCTTCGGCTATCCTACTTACGTCTTTGCCTACTTCTTGCCCATTCTGATGGGAATTTACTATCTTGATAAAATCAAATTCCGAAAAATCACTGCTGCTTACTGCTTGGCCCTTCTTGTTATTGTCTTTTTGAAAACAGCCAGCAAGGCCCTTCTCATCCTGACCGCCTTGATGCTCTTCAACCCGATAGTGAAAGTCGGGCTGGAGAAAAGCAGGCTGGTCCGCCAACTCATGGTCCTGGCATACCCTCTCTTTGCCCTGCTGAGCATCTGTTCTGCCATATTCATGAGCAGAATACCGCCGCCAATAAGAGATTTGTTTTCCGGACGTTTCTGGTACTGGAATCAGTACTGGAAGGGCGGAGTGCAGATTTGGGGACCAACGCCATCCAACAATGACTTATTCTTCGTCCAACGATATCCCCTCGACAACGCCATATTGCATGCTCTCTTTATCGGCGGCATCATCGTCACCATCACAATAGGCGTGATGTACACAAAACTGATATACTCAGCCATCAAGGCATCGGATTATAAGCTTGCTGTACTTGTCCTCAACACCCTGGAGTTCGGCTTTACCGAAGCACTATTTTCCTTGGGCATCACCGTCATCATGCCCCTTCTTTACAGTGTGTTCTTGCAGAGAACGCCCGCATCACATCAGAACGGATCTACCGACATTGCTTTAACGCCAAGACATAGCACCTCTATATATAAGAGCGTCGGGAAGCCCAAGACATAGTACCTGTCGGCCACTGACATCGAGCCGCTGGAAACCCTCACTTTCACATGCAAAGCAGGGGTAGGGATGTTATACCAATGTCCGCTGAATCAGTAGTGACGGCATTGGGGCGCTAATCGTCGTTTCGCTTCTAGGACAGCCGAGGAGGCTACATGGTTGAAAGGGGCGAGCCGAAGACGGAAGGTGCGACTTCTCAGGCACGCCGCGTTTCCTATCCCTCTTCGTCCATCCCTGTGGTCAAAAAGCCTCAGTGGAAGCACCAGCGCGCTGAGACCGGTGCACCATCCATCCTTGACGGAGCGAACGCTGCTCCTCCAAAGAGGCAACACTCCAACAACAGGACCAGCAAACCCCTGACCTTCAACAATTCTCCGTTCGATGATGGCATAGGACCCCATCCCTAACTACGGTAGCTGAACCGAACACCCACATGGCAGTACCTGTACATCGCTCTGCTCCTCAGCGTTGACGTCGCTGTCATGGTTTGCTCCCTGCTCATCTGTGGGTCTTACCATCGACACGTCATGTCGGAGGGATACGGCCCTAAGCACCCTCATCTTCAACGCAGCCCTGATGATGGTCATTTTCACCTCCTGCGTGGTCTGCATGCTGGATCTCCGACTGCCTCGGACATCAGTCATAGCCGCTACGTGCTCGCCTGCGTCTTCGAGGCGGGCGCCCGCTGGCTTATGAGACTGCTGCTGCATGCCTTGTTGAACGTCTGAGCGCACAGATCCTCATCGTCGCGGATGTCATCAGCAGAGAAGCCGACCTCGGGAGAACTACGAAGTTCCTGTCCATTAATTCGACAGGGGCGCTTGTAAAATGGAACGAAATACTAACAGCCTATATGCGGATGCTCCAATATAATCGTGAATGCAACCTTTCTAAGATTAAAGAAAAGGCTATGATGCAAGACTGAACGCCGCTTGAATGACGGATTTCTACTGCAGCTTAGTGAACTAAGATAGTTATTTTCCAACTTGTGGTTAATTAAACACAAGTTGCTGTAAACTAATGACGTACATATATCAGCAACTGGTATATCATTTGTCTATGTTTGGGAAGGTGTAGCGATTGAAATGCGTTGCTCAAGATCCCGGCAATGATGCAGTCCAAGCGGGATCCGACAGTAGTGTAGCTTATAGCTATGGTCGTAGTCCCATATCCAATCCCGAAGTAGCTCCCGATTCTTTGCCATTAGAAACGGCACCTACACAGGCACTTCGTTTCATCAACCAGCGGTTCGACTCAACAGACAATACCAATTCCATTATCCAGCAACTTCGCCTAACCCCGCATTGGCGATATTGGTTCGTGGCTTCCCTCATTGCGGTAGACGTAGCTGTCATGTCAGTTTCACTTATGGTCAGTTTTCTAGTTAAGCCACTATCTTTGAAGACCATAGAAAACTATATACCTGCCTTCTACTTTGGACTAATCCAATGCCTGATATGGTTATTCAGCCTGTTGATTTGCGGAACCTACCACCGACATGTCATGTCAGAAGGTTACGGCCTTTACACCAAAATTTTTAACGCCGCTCTATTGGACATGGTAATAACCAGTTGCCTGGTATATATGCTCCATATGAATCTGCCAAGAACTACTGCGATTATCGTGCCCGTCATAGCGGGTGTTTTAGAGGTACTCGCCCGCTGGATGGCGCGCCGCGCTTTACATCAATACCGTCAGCAGGGCAAGTGCAAATATGACGCAATAATAGTGGGTTCTCAAGCTGGAATAGATAATATGCTCAACACCCTTGAAACCAGCGATGCTAGCGGATATACACCTATAGCGGTATGCCCGATCGCTCTTGATCCGAATTCGCCACACGGTGACGTTATAGCTACTCCATACCACCAGCCAGACTTAGATACCAACTCTCAAGTAAAAACGATTCCTAATAAGGGCATGCAAGATTGTACACATGTGCATGTTGTCGCTTTCAACTCTCACTTTCCACGTACAGCAGAACGACTAGGTGCACAAATAGTCATTGTTACGGACGTCATTACCCGCGATAATCAAATCATGCATGCCCTATCCTTAGCCGTGGAATCATTAGGCATAGAATTGGGGGTATCCATATCGGTCGCGGATTTGAGTAGTCACCGCATTGATCTGGACTATTCAGGCATGCAACCCATCCTCATTGCCAGTCTTCCTCAATATTCATCACTCACACGCTTCGTTAAACGGACCATGGACATCATAGGGTCCTTCCTCGCTCTCATCGTTTTCACGCCCTTTATAATCCTCCCCGCTGCCATTGCCATCAAGCTTGAGGATCATGGGCCGGCATTCTACAAACAAATACGCATTGGTCGCAACGGTAAGCCATTCCATTGTTATAAACTGCGTTCCATGTTTGTTAACGCAGACAGGTTTGATGCCCAGCTTGCTGAGGTAGCCGGAAAAAAATATGGTGCTCTTTTCAAAGTCGAGAATGATCCAAGGATAACCAAAGTAGGACACTTCATACGGAAGTACTCTATTGATGAATTCCCCCAGTTCTTCAACGTCCTGAAAGGTGATATGTCATTGGTCGGTCCTCGACCTCAGCGAGAATATGAAGTGGCCGAATACGGGACACTTTACTCCACTCGACTTTTAGTACGTCCAGGGATCACCGGACCTTGGCAGGTTTCCGGTCGTTCCGACCTTTCTCAAGAAGAAGCCGAACGTCTCGATGTTTCTTACATACAGCAATGGAGCGTTACGGGTGATTTGGCAATTCTTGCTAAGACAATTATGGCCGTATTTCGTCACACCGGTTCTTACTAATCAGTCCAAATTACGTATAAGCCTCAATACCGGATTCTGCACGCACTCTTAGAAGAGTGTGGATAAAAGCACAAATCACAAAAACTACATACCTACAAACCAAATCAAATTCTATGAACTATATGATGTTAGAAGCCTGAAGAGAAACAGCAAACAGTGGCAACTAGCAGGAGTGCACATGCCTACAACAGACGTCTCGGGAAACCATTCCAGGACAAATAACAAACCACCCGAGCATATGTGCAACGAATTGAATACTCGTAAACACAAATCTCACCGCTTGCGCAATACGTTACTCATCACTTTCATAGTGTTCGCGGCGTTTCTACTACTAGCAGCAGGCTTCGGCTTCAAATTTTATCGTGACGCCATGCAGATCAAAAACCACGAAGAAGTCGCCCTTTCCTATATTTCCGGATTGAGTGCCGACAATATAACCCAGGATCCAGATACAGCTATTAGAGTCATACCTAAAGTACAAGCCGAAACTTCGGCTGCCAATCGTCTAGCTCACAGCAGAGTTTGGGACACAGCCTCTGTGATCCCTGGAATCGGCGATGATGTAAAGAATCTTCAGGGTATGGTCGAGATTGTAAATAGCACCTCACATGATTCACTCCCTGTTTTATCAGATACCATTCGTCAACTCGTAAATACTGCATATTACCAGGGAAATGGACAAATCAATCTGAGACCACTTACGGCAGCAGGGGCTGGATTCGCACAGGCTGATAAAAGCATACAAATGCAATCTGAAAAGCTCAAATCACTTCCTTATCCACGAATCAGACAAGTACAGAACGTATACACCGAGGCAGAAAAGCAGTTCTCCTACTTGGCCGACACTACAAGCAACCTCAACCGGGCTGTTCACGTTCTCCCGCAGTTACTTGGAATTCAAGGCCCACGCTCCTACATTATCGTAGCTCAAACACCTTCAGAATCTCGTTCAGGTGGAGGCCTTATAGGCTCTTTGGGCTCAATGCACGCTGATAATGGGATGGTTAAAGTTAACGACTTTCACCCCAATACAGAGTTTATCCGCCTAGGAGTCATAAATACTGACGACCCAGATGGGATTTTTTCAGCGCCTCTGCATTTTGGCTTCGATATTCGGGATTTAACAGCGTATCCTGACTTTTCACAAACTGCAAAGGCTGTTAATACTTGCTGGCAACGCTCTTCCTATGCCGGACAGATTGATGGCGTCATCATGATTGACCCAGTATTCATACAAGAAGTAATCAAAATCAGCGGCAACATCAGGACTTCCAACGGTCACATTCTCACCGGAGAAAATACTGCACAATTCTTTATGAATGACATATATAAAACAATTCCCGTGTATGAGCAGGATGCAGTATTTGCCGGTGTTGCGAAACAAGCCATGAACGGTGTCTTCGCGAAGATGAGTACGAAAAAAATCATGGCACTGTCAAAGCTATTTAAGCCAATGGCAGAGCAACGACATCTATACATGTATACGTTCCATGCGGATGAGGCCGCGTACTTCCAAGGCTCAGGATTAGCCAAGGAGGCCCCTGATAACGAAGAGAAACCGGAAATTGGAATCTACCTTAATCAGAACAATCCTTCCAAGCTGGACTGGTACCTTCACCGCAAAACCGACATCACACACACCTCAACTGCAACGGACGGAAGCAGAACTTATCATGTCAAATTCTCGATGACCAATGTCCTCACCCAGAGTGAAATGAGCGGTTTGACCAGTTACGTACTGGGCCAATCGAGCAACTTTACCTCAAGGGGCACTGCTTTGGAGAAAATGCTCTTCTACCCACCCGCAGGAGGATCCATCTCAAACATCCGGTATAGGGGTGGGGGCTGGCAGCCTAAACGTGCCGTATTCAATGGTAAACACCTTTATACCAGTCTGGCCTCCATACCTCCAGGCCAAACTGTCGTTTATGAGTACGATGTCACCACCTCACCAAAAGCCAAGACGGACCTGAACGTGGATCAGACTCCGATGGGTTGGGCCGACCCAGGTGTCACTTTCAATGACCTTACCGGCAACAATAAGCAGTAAGAACATGGTATAATTCCACAGTTCCACAGGCCTGCAGAGCAGGAGGATTTTGAACCATCGGATTCATCTGTTTGACTTCAAATTCACTTAAAGGCATATACATGCGGTGACCATGCACTCGTTTTTCAACGAACACAAATAACCGATCGGCCCGGCCTGGGATTTCACATCTGGATAACCCGCATTGTCCACAACTTTCTGTACGAATCGGGGCTTTGATTGATCATCTGCCGGGCACGGCAAACATCAACCAATCGCAACCCTGATTCCTCGCCGCCTTCTGAATCACACACCGTGGATCTCTTCGGGGGGAGGAGGTTTAGAGTAGTTATTTTGTTTTTCCAAAGACTCATCGCCTAGGTGGCATAACCATATCAAGTTAGTGTTCGGCCACAATCCACATTTCAAAGGTGCGTGTATCAACCAAACCAGTCGCAAAAATACCGTTTGTGTAGGAATAGGAACCCAGCATAGCTCTTCGCCATATGTGATGACCAAGGAACTACAAAACAGAAGCTGCCATGCATTACTCAGCACATGGATGCTGCACCCACCTCGAAATCTCTGATTGTCAGACGCAACGTCAATCAGCATAAATGAGAAAGGATGTTTTGCTGGTTCTTGCCTGCTTTTACACTGGAGGCATGGCTGACAAGAAGGGCCCGACCAAGGGTTCGGGCGGCAAGCACCGCAACAAGCTGCGCGGCAGGGGGCCCACCCCCAGGGCCGAGGACCGCGTCTACCACAAGGCCTACAAGGCCCGGCAGGCGGCCCAGCGCAGGCAGGCGGCCGACCCACGGCTGGCGGCCCGCCGCCGGGCCGACCGGTTCACCTCCGACTCCGACGACCTGGTCATCGGCCGCAACGCGGTCCTGGAGGCCCTGCGCGCGGGCGTGCCGGCCAGCCAGCTCTACCTGGCCGCCCGGATGGAACACGACGACAGGACCAGGGAGATCGTACGCCTGGCCGGGCAGGAGGGGCTCAACCTGCTGGAGGCCGACCGCCTGGAGATGAACCGCATCGCCCGGTCCGGCAGCCACCAGGGCGTGGCCCTCAAGGTGCGGCCCTACCAGTACGCCTCCCTGCAGAGCCTGGCCGACCGGGCCGAGAAGCACGCGGCCGCCCTGGAAGGGGCCGACCAGGCGACCAGGGTCGCCGCCCGCCCCCTGTTCATCGCCCTGGACGGGGTCACCGACCCGCAGAACCTCGGGGCCGTGATCCGATCCGCTGCGGCCTTCGGCGCCTCGGGGGTGATCCTGCCCGAACGGCGCAGCGCCACGGTCACAGCCGCGGCCTGGAAGGTCTCCGCCGGAGCCGCCGCCCACCTGCCCGTGGCCCGCGTGGTCAACCTGACCAAGGCCATCCAGGGACTCAAGGAACGCGGCTACTACACGGTCGGCCTGGACGGCGCGGGCAACACCACCGTGGGCGAGACGGGCTTCGAGACCGACCCGCTGGTGGTGGTCCTGGGCTCCGAAGGCAAGGGGCTGAGCCGCCTGGTCCGCGAGCACTGCGACGCCCTGGCCTCCATCCCCATCTCCAGCTCGGTGGAATCCCTGAACGCCTCGGTCGCGGCCGGCATCAGCCTCTACGCCATAGCCACGGCACGCCGACGACCCGCCAGCCACACCCAATAACCCCAGACAGGCACCGGCAACCTGAAGACAGACAAGCCAGGCGGACGCCCAGACCGCATACGGCATCCAGCCTGCAGCAGACCGGATGCCGCACAGACCAACCAGTCAGCTGGAAGC
The window above is part of the Bifidobacterium asteroides DSM 20089 genome. Proteins encoded here:
- a CDS encoding glycosyltransferase family 2 protein — translated: MDTPAVSIIVPVYNVVGYLDACVRSLMNQTYQDIEILMVDDGSTDGSGELCDDYAGTFDKISVIHEENSGPGYARNAGIVAAKGRYLLFVDSDDVLLPKAVERLVAIADTGKTDLVCYDFIVRKGKGESSRTVVIPAAFPTVKETSGIQCLRYIYEGRLGNYSMLFLYNREFLLQAGVKYPVNINVLEDAVFLNELLPKANVVRYCQAKLYVYNIRQNDSLGQGKNLEKAKGGYRAICRISENAKRLGLYQEFRLHGIDLLLFVYNLAGDGTDDETEKLLAHIRTSLFSLSHGQMKIKPTLKRKIQLLLIRYRLYDLLVHHLWRFG
- a CDS encoding glycosyltransferase — protein: MSLTGHEDRGSKRKKILYYSEGWGVGGIERFIMNTVTALDPEQYGFDIFCTHDWSRQFDRQIREHGGHRYVVFEGEKPDLVTRLRRSCQDWAKLLDRNHYDIVHINTMNGMGFAYAHIARKAGVPVRIVHSHNTSLSSGHTIAKRAAHDLGYRLFSDDATTNLACSEPAGAFLFRNKPFKVIHNGVDSATFRYDSEIRSAARKQLGVNDGTILFGSHGRLSEAKNPLFQVAVLQELKRQGRDACLLLIGDGELREKTLENLNSLGLQDSAIIRKSTSHPEIYLNALDIFTIPSKFEGFPTNSVVEATATGLPCLIPDSFRNEDTIPFTNFKYLPLDPQTWATAINTLTHIQKNRLDGTELIYRIGYDRGQIVRELEKLYHGE
- the rlmB gene encoding 23S rRNA (guanosine(2251)-2'-O)-methyltransferase RlmB translates to MADKKGPTKGSGGKHRNKLRGRGPTPRAEDRVYHKAYKARQAAQRRQAADPRLAARRRADRFTSDSDDLVIGRNAVLEALRAGVPASQLYLAARMEHDDRTREIVRLAGQEGLNLLEADRLEMNRIARSGSHQGVALKVRPYQYASLQSLADRAEKHAAALEGADQATRVAARPLFIALDGVTDPQNLGAVIRSAAAFGASGVILPERRSATVTAAAWKVSAGAAAHLPVARVVNLTKAIQGLKERGYYTVGLDGAGNTTVGETGFETDPLVVVLGSEGKGLSRLVREHCDALASIPISSSVESLNASVAAGISLYAIATARRRPASHTQ
- a CDS encoding sugar transferase; the protein is MKCVAQDPGNDAVQAGSDSSVAYSYGRSPISNPEVAPDSLPLETAPTQALRFINQRFDSTDNTNSIIQQLRLTPHWRYWFVASLIAVDVAVMSVSLMVSFLVKPLSLKTIENYIPAFYFGLIQCLIWLFSLLICGTYHRHVMSEGYGLYTKIFNAALLDMVITSCLVYMLHMNLPRTTAIIVPVIAGVLEVLARWMARRALHQYRQQGKCKYDAIIVGSQAGIDNMLNTLETSDASGYTPIAVCPIALDPNSPHGDVIATPYHQPDLDTNSQVKTIPNKGMQDCTHVHVVAFNSHFPRTAERLGAQIVIVTDVITRDNQIMHALSLAVESLGIELGVSISVADLSSHRIDLDYSGMQPILIASLPQYSSLTRFVKRTMDIIGSFLALIVFTPFIILPAAIAIKLEDHGPAFYKQIRIGRNGKPFHCYKLRSMFVNADRFDAQLAEVAGKKYGALFKVENDPRITKVGHFIRKYSIDEFPQFFNVLKGDMSLVGPRPQREYEVAEYGTLYSTRLLVRPGITGPWQVSGRSDLSQEEAERLDVSYIQQWSVTGDLAILAKTIMAVFRHTGSY
- a CDS encoding DUF4422 domain-containing protein: MNRHPGRDTSPANDITVAVVSHKSYPAPNKSPYLPLHLGAALHPDILEDWAQDNTGANISEKNGEYSELTGLYWLWKNCGSQYQGLVHYRRYLGSKSLAGRMPTNHWQSRVVQEDELRELFQSVDIILPRKRNYFIETIYSHYAHTFPAIQLDKTREIIDSTWHGYLPAFDHVMASTTAHMFNIFIMEKKKLDDYCSWLFPILAELENHIDDTGYDAFNLRYPGRISEMLLDVWLYTNGYGFTELPIINSEPVNWVKKGSSFLRAKFTGKKYASSF
- a CDS encoding capsular polysaccharide synthesis protein translates to MMPRLIKLFVSHAKTFSPGYAILEVRIYIDIRLSGMTGKTISSRLLRKKTAYIMAWLDKQFSTTLKRYQAVKPASKTAQPNAPIWTCWWQGEKNAPPTVQDCWDSIRRQAPDHPLIILNRQNYTQYCTFPEEIRHKFDLDLISPQLMSDYVRTTLLAQHGGLWVDATIFADKPIPELVFNLPIFNVKGIRDDYPLANRVADAKDWQVYFIASHPHSATYSFISACLTQYWLRFSTPIDYYLTYYLAKLAREKLAGAQAEYKEIPNNNMQVEMLEPYLRDCDSEMRIRSSEWRADDTFIYKLSWRTTYPARNSQGAESLSAQLLRGECSLCDIQGQPSSGSTTTQPRSSD
- a CDS encoding DUF4012 domain-containing protein yields the protein MPTTDVSGNHSRTNNKPPEHMCNELNTRKHKSHRLRNTLLITFIVFAAFLLLAAGFGFKFYRDAMQIKNHEEVALSYISGLSADNITQDPDTAIRVIPKVQAETSAANRLAHSRVWDTASVIPGIGDDVKNLQGMVEIVNSTSHDSLPVLSDTIRQLVNTAYYQGNGQINLRPLTAAGAGFAQADKSIQMQSEKLKSLPYPRIRQVQNVYTEAEKQFSYLADTTSNLNRAVHVLPQLLGIQGPRSYIIVAQTPSESRSGGGLIGSLGSMHADNGMVKVNDFHPNTEFIRLGVINTDDPDGIFSAPLHFGFDIRDLTAYPDFSQTAKAVNTCWQRSSYAGQIDGVIMIDPVFIQEVIKISGNIRTSNGHILTGENTAQFFMNDIYKTIPVYEQDAVFAGVAKQAMNGVFAKMSTKKIMALSKLFKPMAEQRHLYMYTFHADEAAYFQGSGLAKEAPDNEEKPEIGIYLNQNNPSKLDWYLHRKTDITHTSTATDGSRTYHVKFSMTNVLTQSEMSGLTSYVLGQSSNFTSRGTALEKMLFYPPAGGSISNIRYRGGGWQPKRAVFNGKHLYTSLASIPPGQTVVYEYDVTTSPKAKTDLNVDQTPMGWADPGVTFNDLTGNNKQ